A section of the Nitrospinota bacterium genome encodes:
- a CDS encoding pyruvate ferredoxin oxidoreductase encodes MYNVALVDESKCIAEKGCRLCIMYCPESDTIMMNENNKAYVFVDRCKGCDLCMVVCSTHKAISMHPVDPTNGKIVIEAEAGETAGLGQAYSG; translated from the coding sequence GTGTATAACGTTGCATTGGTTGATGAGTCGAAATGTATTGCTGAAAAAGGTTGCCGACTTTGCATCATGTATTGTCCTGAGTCAGACACTATTATGATGAATGAGAACAATAAGGCCTATGTATTTGTCGATCGATGTAAAGGCTGTGATTTATGCATGGTGGTTTGTAGTACACACAAGGCCATCAGCATGCATCCGGTGGACCCAACCAATGGGAAAATCGTGATAGAGGCAGAAGCAGGCGAAACTGCTGGATTGGGTCAAGCTTACTCTGGCTAG
- a CDS encoding low molecular weight phosphotyrosine protein phosphatase, whose protein sequence is MIEVRFVCLGNICRSPLAHGVFEKLIAEEGLEDKIRVSSAGTGNWHVGSPPDERMQQTANKYGIQLNSRGQHFQSSDFQDVDLILAMDHSNLMSLRQIAPDPQQTEKLRLFRSFDPEANGDLDVPDPYYGGGKGFEIVYQIVQRTCPKILEFLKSQVK, encoded by the coding sequence ATGATCGAAGTCCGTTTTGTTTGTCTGGGTAACATTTGCCGATCCCCTCTCGCCCACGGGGTTTTTGAAAAGTTAATCGCCGAAGAAGGGCTGGAAGACAAGATCCGTGTTTCTTCCGCCGGCACCGGTAACTGGCATGTCGGGTCACCGCCAGACGAAAGAATGCAGCAGACTGCAAACAAATACGGCATTCAGTTGAACTCCCGAGGCCAGCATTTTCAAAGCTCGGATTTTCAGGATGTGGACCTCATTCTGGCGATGGATCACAGCAACCTGATGTCCCTCAGGCAAATAGCCCCCGACCCACAGCAAACGGAAAAATTACGGTTGTTCCGTTCCTTTGACCCGGAGGCCAATGGCGACCTGGACGTCCCCGACCCCTATTACGGCGGCGGCAAGGGATTTGAAATCGTCTATCAGATCGTCCAGCGCACTTGCCCAAAGATTCTGGAATTTCTCAAGAGCCAGGTCAAATGA
- a CDS encoding fructosamine kinase family protein: MKEIIHQVLESVYGQPVTIQHTRSVGGGSINQTQALTLSNGENVFLKTNSHPPPNFFPAEAKGLELLRQAQGGPRIPKPLGMEPGSNPRFFLLEFVENSAPSNEFHLHFAEALAHMHRVTQESHGLDHDNYIGSTVQENTPEKNGLVFFREHRLRFQQELARKAGKLPAQVDQRLDRLCGKLETLLDATGEKPALLHGDLWSGNYFQASQDRQPCIFDPAVYYGLRESDLAMTELFGRLPESFYQAYHEAFPLNPGYEERRDLYNLYHMLNHLNLFGSSYLSSVESIINRFTR, translated from the coding sequence ATGAAGGAGATCATCCATCAGGTTCTGGAATCGGTTTACGGTCAGCCGGTGACGATTCAACACACCCGGTCAGTCGGCGGCGGTTCCATCAACCAGACGCAGGCTCTGACGCTTTCCAACGGTGAAAACGTTTTTTTGAAAACCAATTCCCACCCGCCGCCAAATTTTTTTCCGGCGGAAGCCAAGGGCCTTGAACTGCTCAGGCAGGCTCAAGGCGGCCCCAGAATTCCAAAACCTCTGGGGATGGAACCGGGCTCCAACCCTCGGTTCTTCCTGCTGGAATTTGTGGAGAATTCCGCCCCATCCAATGAATTTCATCTGCATTTCGCCGAGGCGTTGGCCCATATGCACCGCGTCACCCAAGAGTCTCACGGATTGGACCACGATAACTATATAGGCTCCACCGTGCAAGAAAATACACCTGAGAAAAACGGCTTGGTCTTTTTCCGCGAGCATCGTCTCAGGTTTCAACAGGAACTGGCGCGTAAGGCTGGCAAACTGCCTGCACAGGTAGACCAGCGGCTGGACAGGCTTTGCGGCAAGCTGGAGACGCTTTTGGATGCCACCGGGGAAAAACCCGCCCTCCTGCACGGCGATTTATGGTCGGGCAACTATTTCCAGGCAAGTCAGGATCGACAACCCTGTATTTTTGATCCCGCCGTTTATTACGGCCTCAGGGAAAGCGACCTGGCCATGACGGAGCTGTTCGGAAGACTGCCGGAATCTTTTTACCAGGCGTACCACGAGGCTTTTCCGTTGAATCCCGGTTATGAAGAACGAAGGGACCTTTACAATTTGTATCACATGCTCAATCACTTGAACCTGTTCGGAAGTTCATACCTCTCGTCGGTCGAGTCCATTATCAACCGTTTCACCCGCTGA
- the purB gene encoding adenylosuccinate lyase produces the protein MIERYSLPEMAAIWEPENKFDIWLKVEILACEALANRGEIPQSAVDEMKKKARFDIARIDEIEKEVKHDVIAFLTCVSENVGESARYMHLGLTSSDVLDTAFAVQLKQAATLIIKGAEGLKEAIKKQALLHKNTPMIGRSHGIHGEPITFGFKLAIWYEEMGRNIERLKQARQRIAYGQISGAMGTFASIDPDVEEYVCKKLGLKPAPVSSQIIQRDRHAEYFSTLAILAGTLDKIAVEIRHMQRTEVLEAEEFFSSGQKGSSAMPHKRNPVVSEQMSGLARIIRANAQAAMENMALWHERDISHSSVERVIGPDSTILMHYMLNRTTRMIDRLMVYPKNMMKNLEITRGLVFSQSVLLALVQKGVTREDAYRMVQRNAMQVWEQGKEFLPLLKKDKDIKKYLSDKDLEKAFQLKSQFKNIDRIFERVFK, from the coding sequence TTGATTGAACGCTATTCGCTCCCGGAAATGGCCGCCATCTGGGAGCCAGAAAACAAATTCGACATCTGGCTGAAAGTTGAAATTCTGGCCTGTGAAGCCTTGGCAAACCGCGGGGAAATCCCTCAATCCGCCGTCGATGAAATGAAGAAGAAAGCCCGTTTCGACATCGCCCGCATCGATGAAATCGAAAAAGAAGTCAAACACGATGTCATCGCCTTTCTCACCTGCGTGTCCGAAAACGTCGGGGAATCCGCCCGTTATATGCATCTGGGGCTGACTTCTTCCGACGTGCTGGATACAGCCTTTGCGGTGCAGTTGAAACAAGCCGCTACCCTGATCATTAAGGGAGCTGAAGGGCTAAAGGAAGCGATTAAAAAACAGGCGCTTTTGCATAAGAACACGCCGATGATCGGGCGCTCGCACGGGATTCACGGCGAACCCATCACCTTCGGGTTCAAGCTGGCAATCTGGTATGAGGAAATGGGGCGCAATATCGAGCGCTTGAAACAGGCCCGGCAGAGAATCGCTTATGGTCAGATTTCCGGAGCGATGGGGACCTTCGCCAGTATCGACCCAGATGTTGAGGAGTACGTCTGCAAGAAGCTGGGTCTCAAACCGGCTCCTGTGTCCAGTCAGATCATCCAGCGCGACCGACACGCGGAGTATTTCAGCACGCTGGCGATTCTGGCAGGCACGCTCGACAAGATCGCCGTGGAAATCCGTCATATGCAGAGAACCGAAGTTCTGGAAGCGGAGGAATTTTTCTCCAGCGGCCAGAAGGGGTCGTCCGCCATGCCGCATAAAAGAAATCCCGTGGTGTCGGAACAAATGTCCGGCCTGGCGCGGATCATTCGCGCCAATGCTCAGGCGGCGATGGAAAACATGGCCCTCTGGCATGAGCGCGACATCAGCCATTCCTCCGTCGAACGGGTGATCGGCCCGGACAGCACCATTCTCATGCACTACATGCTCAACCGCACGACCCGCATGATCGACCGTTTGATGGTCTATCCGAAAAATATGATGAAGAATCTGGAGATCACTCGCGGCCTGGTTTTTTCGCAAAGCGTTCTGCTGGCGTTAGTCCAAAAGGGCGTGACTCGGGAAGACGCCTACCGCATGGTGCAGAGAAATGCCATGCAGGTCTGGGAACAGGGCAAAGAGTTTCTTCCTCTTTTGAAGAAGGACAAGGACATCAAAAAATACCTGTCCGATAAAGATCTGGAAAAGGCGTTTCAATTGAAATCGCAATTCAAAAACATAGACCGAATTTTTGAACGGGTTTTTAAATAA